The window TCTGGTGTTTGTAGCGGTCTTGGGTGCAATTGTCTTGGTAAGGGATGGACCTGGGGAGGGGTTAATGCCCGGTGGATTGTTCAATGGCACACTGGCGGATGCAGGCAACTACGCTATCGCTATCTACTCTGGTCTTTGGGCGTTTGATGGCTGGGATGCTTGTTGTGTACGTCTTACTGATGTATCTTATCCAGAGATTGTGGCTTATTCTACCTTCAGTATGTGGCAGGCGAAATGCGAGACACCAACAGAGATCTGCCTCGTGCCCTGCACTCTTCAATGGCTATCGTATTGGTCCTCTTCCTTGGAGCCAACCTCTCTTACTTTATTGTCCTCAGCCCATCTGTCGTGGCTTCTTCAAATACCGTTGCATTGGACTTTGGAAAAGCTACTATAGGGAGATTTGGAGCTGCTGTATTCAGTACTCTGGTAGCTATTAGTTGTTTTGGAGCCTTGAATGGCGGATTGTATACCAGTAAGTCTTTCTTTTGATgcaaagagaaggaagattGAAAACGGCCATAGCGGCAAGGCTCATCTATGCAGCCTCCAAAGAACACTTCCTTccctccatcttctcccgCCTCCATGTCCAACGTCGAACGCCAGATAATGCTATTCTGCTTCAAGGTGGATTGActatcttcttcatcgtATTTGGTGGGGGATTTAGAGGTTAGCAAGTTTATCTCATATTTTCGACCCTCGCTGACCTGCACGTTCATTTTTACAGCGCTGCTGAACTTCTTCTCTGTCGCATCTTGGACTTTTTATCTCCTCACTGTCCTCGGTCTCCTCATTCTGCGTGTCAAAGAGCCTCATCTCGACAGACCGTATCGGGCTTGGCTCGTCACACCTATCATCTTTTGCGCCGTGGCCATGTTCCTTTTATTGATGCCCATATTCGCTGCTCCATGGGAAGCATTTGCGGCTTTTGGTAAGTCAATCAGATCAGGACAGTGCTCGCAATGCTGACACTGCGGCATTAGTATTCATTGCTTCGGGTGTGCCAATGTATTATCTGACTGCGAGATCTCGCACGCGAAATGCTGAGTTCGATAGCTCCAGCAGTTCCGGCTGGGGCGTGCAGGCCACATTGTTTGGTGAGCTATTTGACCAGTGCACCAAGCAGTGGAGTCTAACGACTGGTAGATGCGTGGACCAAATTCCGAGAAGATACCGATGGGTTCTTGCCGCGAAAATGGCAGCAACCATATAGACCGCAGCCTCAATATGATAGCGACGAACGGAGAGGAATGTTTGGAGAGCACGTTGAGATGTCTGAGAGACGGTAGCCTCGGATGTAATTTAGCTATATCGTACATGGAAAACATACAAAGCCCCGGATACACATGGACCATCAACGccttcccttccccttACCCTTATTTGGGCCCCTAGGGgtcttccccttccttTCCATAGCTAACGCCGCCTTTTTGGACCTTTTTCGCAATTCCATTTCCTTacccttccttctctctgCCTTAGTCTCCATGCTCCTACTaattttcttcttctccttcttcttttcatcaGCCTTTTGAGCTCGTTTACTTGATGGAGGCAATAACTTGACAGCGGGCTTTCTGGGTTGGGGCTCCGATTTGTCATTAGCAGAGGGCGAAGGTGAAGTCGATGTTCGGATGGGATAGACTGATGCAGAGGGATCGAAGTCTTCGGTGATAGTGACTGTTGCTATTTGCTCGTCGTCCGAAAATTCGGCCTCCTCCTGATCCTTGGAAGCGGATGGCCCACCGTCTTCGCTGCtgtcttcctcctcctcctctgtAATTTGGTGTTAGATATTTTCGGCAGCGATAGGAAGAGCCGCAGTGACAcccaccatcatcatcctcgtcatccTCCAAACCCATGGCCCGTCTGACTGACTTTACATTCTCAGCAGCCCTCTGCTTCAATTCCTTCCTTGCCTAAACACGAAACAATGTTAGCTTTAAGAAGAATGACTGACGTGATCATAGACAAACGTTACGCCTCTCCTCTAAATGTTCTTGCCTCTCCCTTTCCTTAGCTCTGgctttcttctcttcagccttggccttcttcctcttaCTAAAGCCGGTCAACCATTCCCTGAAATCTCATATGTCagcctcatcctcttctgaAGATATAGAACACGGTCTGAATGGCCAGATGGCTCACCTTCGGgcttcatcatcaaacTTGATTTCTTCGACTTGTTCCTTTCTAGCTTTCTTTGCTCGTTGGATATAAGCAGCACCCTCTGTAAGGAGAGCGACGTTGGATTTGGCTTTTGTTGCGGGCATTTTTTGTTTTATGTATGTATGTAAGGTAAGAAAATTAGGACGAGATACGAATACTTACGTACAATCAGTTGTCTTTAGTGGTGGCTGAAGGACCGCTCACTCAAAATATTCAAGACGTGGAGGCGAACGTACGTAGATCGGGACCACTCTTCAATATGTACTTCTATTATTTCAAAACTGCTGAGATCAGACGGACTGCTTCAGCGAGCCCAAATTGATATCTGATAACTATACCATCTAAAAATAATGTTTATTTAGATGATACATTCTGATGCATCATGTATCCGTACAATCACAGACGGAGCTCAGCTGACATGTGGCTGATATCATGCATATATGTATGTGCACGTCAATCAATAATAAATATTAATAATGATCAGCAGGCGTAATTGTTTTTTATTATTTCTTCCATATATTTATGCTCCATCGTTTATTCGTATTTGATTAATGGAGTTCCGACGACCGTGACGAGCGACTGATACGGATATCGTTTTTGGTATAGTAACTATAGTATACATGCTTTCAAAGCAGCTATCACCCTAGTTGTAACTACATAAAATAATTTCATGAAGTATATAGTCTAACATGACATGCGTGGCAGGATTTGTGGAGGCTGTGTGCATCTACTTCAACTGATTATAGAGTTTGAACGCCGAATAAGATCAAATAGAACTAACATTCACCCAGAACTTGTTTCCACCACTGATAACCTTCCCGTCGTCGGCGGCTACATCTCCCAAAACCCCGCCGCCGCCTACTGCCTTGCCCACCCTTTCCATCACCGCCAACCCCAAACCGTTATCTGAGCAGCCTTCAATGACGATAGCATCAACTCCAGACGGCTGGCCTTCTGTCGAGGGGATACTCTCCAGAGAGAGCATTCCGGCGAACAATCGATGAGCTGCCGAAGCCGCAGAATTACCTAAAGACACAGGGATTAATTCCGCTTCATCCGTATGTAGGAGCAGCTGCTTGCTCAATGGGGAGCCCTCAAAATGGAGGACTCCTATCCTCTTCTTGGACTTTGAGCCCGACGATATGTTTGACACTATTTCTCGAAGTACAGCAGACGTAGATGACGGAGATTGTGATGTGAGAGCTGGTGGACGAGGAAAGACGTTACTGGGTTTAAGAAGAAATACGGGTACCCGGGGGGAATAATGTCGGTATTTCATACCAGGTGTTGAAGGTGGAAGATTGACCTTCGGAGTCGTTGAAAAATTGACGTCGTTTTGCTTGACGGAATCTGTAGATGACGAATGCTTGAATGATGCCCGCTTCCAAGGTTTTCCGAGCAAAAATATTTCTGTCTTGCCCTCTCCACCATCAACTTCATCTACAATCTTTTTGATTTGTTCTACTCCTAATCCGCCAGGGCGAAGGATGTCCAccttccctcctccccccTCCTTCCATTCAAGTCCATTTACGACGGTAGATTCCACACCCACTTCACAGTCACCTCCGTCTATGATGCATCCCAAGCCATCCGCTCCATTGAGATCATTCAAGACATGTTGTGCTTTTGTGGGGCTTGGTCTACCCGAAGAATTGGCTGAGGGGGCGGATAACGGAAGGTTGGAGTGGGCTATAAGAGCAAGGGTGAGAGGATGGGAAGGCATGCGGATAGCATTCGTCTGAGGGGCAGGTGGGGGCGGAGGAGATGGTGATGGGAATAGTAACGACAAAGGACCGGGCCAAAAGGCGTTGATAAGGGCAAGATAGAGAGGGGAGAAATTATAGGCAGGTGGTAGGAGGCGCCGCAGCA is drawn from Cryptococcus gattii WM276 chromosome A, complete sequence and contains these coding sequences:
- a CDS encoding Hypothetical protein (Similar to TIGR gene model, INSD accession AAW41631.1; CNB04420), with the protein product MPATKAKSNVALLTEGAAYIQRAKKARKEQVEEIKFDDEARREWLTGFSKRKKAKAEEKKARAKERERQEHLEERRNARKELKQRAAENVKSVRRAMGLEDDEDDDEEEEEDSSEDGGPSASKDQEEAEFSDDEQIATVTITEDFDPSASVYPIRTSTSPSPSANDKSEPQPRKPAVKLLPPSSKRAQKADEKKKEKKKISRSMETKAERRKGKEMELRKRSKKAALAMERKGKTPRGPNKGKGKGRR
- a CDS encoding Protein required for respiratory growth, putative (Similar to TIGR gene model, INSD accession AAW41630.1), translating into MSAAVRKLLTRTLLRTRSFAMSSNTTPIYQCQDWPAIEITRSSSSGHPLDSPHFSIPPSILPHLEEASKHLHSHKTVAVPTETVYGLAASSLDPEACKMIYKIKNRPSDNPLIIHVSSLNMLRRLLPPAYNFSPLYLALINAFWPGPLSLLFPSPSPPPPPAPQTNAIRMPSHPLTLALIAHSNLPLSAPSANSSGRPSPTKAQHVLNDLNGADGLGCIIDGGDCEVGVESTVVNGLEWKEGGGGKVDILRPGGLGVEQIKKIVDEVDGGEGKTEIFLLGKPWKRASFKHSSSTDSVKQNDVNFSTTPKVNLPPSTPGMKYRHYSPRVPVFLLKPSNVFPRPPALTSQSPSSTSAVLREIVSNISSGSKSKKRIGVLHFEGSPLSKQLLLHTDEAELIPVSLGNSAASAAHRLFAGMLSLESIPSTEGQPSGVDAIVIEGCSDNGLGLAVMERVGKAVGGGGVLGDVAADDGKVISGGNKFWVNVSSI
- a CDS encoding L-methionine porter, putative (Similar to TIGR gene model, INSD accession AAW41632.1); amino-acid sequence: MASPYIPLPAAPLSPSKDRSSLELTSSTGGDDRVGRPRPERLATIDSLAGFEFEHALLPLTLSGDVAVDSHREEKHVELWHGIALVVGAQVGSGIFSSPGVVVQEVGSVGASLVVWVISGLLAWTGASSYAELGCAIPLSGGSQAYLAYAFGPITSYLFTWTAVSALKPGSAAMIALIFGEYVNRLISQALADSEAPSWSIKMTAVVAVFLCSVLNAISPTMGTNSTVVLTVIKIGALVFVAVLGAIVLVRDGPGEGLMPGGLFNGTLADAGNYAIAIYSGLWAFDGWDACCYVAGEMRDTNRDLPRALHSSMAIVLVLFLGANLSYFIVLSPSVVASSNTVALDFGKATIGRFGAAVFSTLVAISCFGALNGGLYTTARLIYAASKEHFLPSIFSRLHVQRRTPDNAILLQGGLTIFFIVFGGGFRALLNFFSVASWTFYLLTVLGLLILRVKEPHLDRPYRAWLVTPIIFCAVAMFLLLMPIFAAPWEAFAAFVFIASGVPMYYLTARSRTRNAEFDSSSSSGWGVQATLFDAWTKFREDTDGFLPRKWQQPYRPQPQYDSDERRGMFGEHVEMSERR